ATTGGCACGCTGGGCGGGTTCATCGGAGGTCAGCGTGCCGGGTTTCCAAGCGCGGGCGATTTCCACATCCGCCCGCACTTTTTCCAGCAAGGCGACGCGGTCCACCCAGCCGACGCGGTTGTAGAGCACGCGAGGGGTGTATTGGCGGGCGTAGTTCTGGGCATAGGCATTCCAGTACACCACAGCGGATTGTAACTGGCGAATGGCCTCCTGGCGTTGGGCTTCGTCCTGGTTGCGGTCAAAGAGCGCAAGGGCGCAGGCGGCGCGGACTTTCGCGGCGTAGTAATCGCCGAGGAGCGCGAACATTTCCAGGTCGTTGAGCGTGGCGCGGGCCTCAACGTTGAAGCCCTGCCGGGCGCGCAGGTCGGGCAGCAGTTGGTGCACGGTGCGGGCGTGGGCGGCGAGCGCATCGGCAATTTGCAAGGGGGTGGTGCCTTGCAGGGTTTCACCGGCGAGGACGGCCTTGCGCCAGGCTTTGATGCCCAGCACGCCGCTGCCGGGCATGGGGTCGCGCTCGATGAATTCGCGGACGGTAAAAAAGCCGCGGTAGGTGGGGTGACTGAGGCAGGCTTCGGGAAACCAGCGCAAGTCAATGCTGCCCCAGACCAGGCGGGTAATCAGCGGAAAAATGCGCGAGGCGGAGCGCCAGGCCGTGTCGAGTTTCTCCGCTTCCAGCCCGGGAAAACGAAAGGCCAGGACACGCCGGAAGAAGTCATCGGGCAGGGTGGGGTCATAAGCCAGGCGGCCCCAGAGCATGAAGGAATACCATTGTTTTTCGATGACGGTGGGACGGGGCGCGCCGGGGGGCAATTGAGTGAGGAAATCGCGGCCCCAGAGGTAGCCGTCCGGCCCCATGTAGAAGCCGGCCAGTTTGTCGGCTGGTGGCATGGCGAGCAGGAAATGGCGGGCAAACTCCGGGTCGCCCCAGCGGAAGCTGTAGATGTCATCGTTGCGGACGGTGAGCCAGGTGCGGCGGCCGTTGCCGAGGCCATTGAGCACTTCGTTGATGAAAGGCGGGTTGGTGATGGAATACATGTGGGCGACGGCGTACTTGTAACTGAGGTCGAAGGGGCCGGGATAATCCTGCCAGCGTTTGAAGATGGCTTCCGGGCGGGTCATGTGGAGGCGGTGAATGAGGCGGAACTGGCGTTGCGGCTGGGTTTTCAGGGCGTCGCGGATGCCTTCGCCGTAGGTGTCCCAGAGCCAGGTTTCCTTGTCGCGTCCGCCCATGTCATTGGCCATGTGTTCACCGGCGGTGATGCCGATGCCGGCGAGCAGGGGGTAGGTGAGAACGGTCTCGCGGACGCTGGCGCGGAAGTAGCGGATGAGGTTGTCGTCCAGTTTGGCACGGCTGAGGCCGTGTTTGCCTTCGGCGCCGAAGAGGAAGGTGTTCCAGGTGAACCAATAGACAGCGATGCCGCGGTCCTGCGCGTGCTGCATCACAGCGCGCCAGAAGGCGATTTTTTCCTCGATGGTCATTTTTTTCACCACTTCCGCATCTTTCAGCATGGCCGGTTGAAACATATCCGTGCCGGTATGGCTGAATTTTTCGTGGAAGTGTTCGCGGCGGGCGCGGAGGACATCCCGGAGGGCCACTTCGGGATATTCCGGGACTTTGATGATGGAGGGGAAGGGATGGAGATTCCAAAGGGTCAGCACGTTGTAGCGATGGCGGGCCATTTCATCGAGGAAGGTGCGCCAGAAGTCCATGCTC
This is a stretch of genomic DNA from Fontisphaera persica. It encodes these proteins:
- a CDS encoding carbohydrate-binding family 6 protein; this translates as MKFFWHFAVSLWLGFWGAGILRGAPAPQVNLVLSPSTNASLAFAAAEIQRALLERPQPALKSIRLEITGQGSPQSFQLSRPNPDSILVAGADATGAMYGGLEVAEALRLGLLPQLRLGEHRPYIEQRGIKFNIPLDVRTPSYSDNSDAAQLNLPEMWSMDFWRTFLDEMARHRYNVLTLWNLHPFPSIIKVPEYPEVALRDVLRARREHFHEKFSHTGTDMFQPAMLKDAEVVKKMTIEEKIAFWRAVMQHAQDRGIAVYWFTWNTFLFGAEGKHGLSRAKLDDNLIRYFRASVRETVLTYPLLAGIGITAGEHMANDMGGRDKETWLWDTYGEGIRDALKTQPQRQFRLIHRLHMTRPEAIFKRWQDYPGPFDLSYKYAVAHMYSITNPPFINEVLNGLGNGRRTWLTVRNDDIYSFRWGDPEFARHFLLAMPPADKLAGFYMGPDGYLWGRDFLTQLPPGAPRPTVIEKQWYSFMLWGRLAYDPTLPDDFFRRVLAFRFPGLEAEKLDTAWRSASRIFPLITRLVWGSIDLRWFPEACLSHPTYRGFFTVREFIERDPMPGSGVLGIKAWRKAVLAGETLQGTTPLQIADALAAHARTVHQLLPDLRARQGFNVEARATLNDLEMFALLGDYYAAKVRAACALALFDRNQDEAQRQEAIRQLQSAVVYWNAYAQNYARQYTPRVLYNRVGWVDRVALLEKVRADVEIARAWKPGTLTSDEPAQRANARAD